From bacterium, one genomic window encodes:
- the bshA gene encoding N-acetyl-alpha-D-glucosaminyl L-malate synthase BshA, which yields MKIGISCYASVGGSGIVATELGLALAERGHEVHFITASVPFRVTQGQERVWVHTVEMLDYPLFEYPPYTLALAVKMHQVASFHGLDLLHVHYAIPHAASAILASQMGSRRIPVVTTLHGTDITLVGTHPSYHRITRWSIEQSDRVTAVSDFLAAETRRIFHTDKKIRTLPNFVDTERFRPRADCPQRARFATPQQHILLHASNFRPVKRALSLVDILAGLAERERVVLLLAGDGPELVGLEYRARELGLGGRVRLLGPWERIEELLPVADLYLQPSEHESFGLAALEAMSCGVPVLITQRGGPPEFVRDGENGYLLEPADTGAWIARCDALLADASLRQRIGQAGRATAVADYALPAVVGRYERLFAELMQSKVD from the coding sequence CTGAAGATCGGCATCTCTTGCTATGCCTCGGTGGGCGGCAGCGGCATCGTCGCCACCGAACTGGGCCTCGCCCTCGCCGAGCGCGGCCACGAGGTGCACTTCATCACCGCCTCGGTGCCCTTCCGCGTCACGCAGGGCCAGGAGCGGGTCTGGGTACACACCGTCGAGATGCTCGACTACCCGCTCTTCGAGTACCCGCCCTACACGCTCGCGCTCGCAGTCAAGATGCACCAGGTGGCGAGCTTCCATGGCCTCGATCTCCTGCACGTGCACTACGCCATTCCGCACGCGGCGTCGGCGATCCTGGCCAGCCAGATGGGCTCCCGGCGCATCCCGGTCGTGACGACCCTGCACGGCACGGACATCACGCTCGTCGGCACCCACCCGAGCTACCACCGGATCACGCGCTGGAGCATCGAGCAATCGGACCGCGTGACCGCGGTGAGCGACTTCCTCGCGGCGGAGACGCGGCGCATCTTTCACACGGACAAGAAGATCCGCACCCTGCCCAACTTCGTCGACACGGAGCGCTTCCGTCCGCGGGCGGATTGCCCCCAGCGCGCGCGCTTTGCGACGCCCCAGCAGCACATCCTGCTGCACGCCTCGAACTTCCGGCCGGTGAAGCGGGCGCTCTCGCTGGTCGACATCCTCGCCGGGCTCGCGGAGCGGGAGCGGGTCGTCCTCCTCCTGGCGGGGGACGGCCCCGAGCTGGTGGGGCTCGAGTACCGGGCGCGCGAGCTGGGCCTGGGCGGGCGCGTGCGCCTGCTCGGGCCCTGGGAGCGCATCGAGGAACTGCTGCCGGTGGCCGACCTCTACCTCCAGCCCAGCGAGCACGAGTCCTTCGGCCTCGCAGCGCTCGAGGCGATGAGCTGCGGCGTGCCGGTCCTGATCACGCAGCGCGGGGGGCCGCCGGAGTTCGTGCGCGACGGCGAGAACGGCTACCTGCTCGAGCCCGCCGACACAGGCGCCTGGATCGCCCGCTGCGACGCGCTGCTCGCCGACGCTTCGCTGCGGCAGCGCATCGGCCAGGCCGGGCGCGCGACGGCCGTCGCCGACTACGCCCTGCCGGCGGTGGTCGGGCGCTACGAACGGCTCTTCGCCGAGCTGATGCAGAGCAAGGTCGATTGA
- the bshB1 gene encoding bacillithiol biosynthesis deacetylase BshB1 encodes MPGLSSNSRPRTWRPGRAERTLNGRSRTPRKEVEMHLLAVGAHADDVEICAGGTLALAAARGHEVSILDLTAGELGSNGDPALRAREAAAAAAILGVARRENAGLPDGYLSPADHGQRQALVGWLRRLGPDLLIIHTARNRHPDHRAAHRLLWDAAFLAGLARFGADGPPRRPARILEMMERFPFRPSVVVDIDSVIEKKQAALRCYASQFLRGDGRAETSINHPDFLGQILARDRFYGAQAGCNYGEPFFSAQVPLVRDPGWLLSAEPFGAPGGGPA; translated from the coding sequence ATGCCGGGGCTCTCGTCGAACTCGCGGCCGCGCACCTGGCGGCCTGGGAGGGCGGAACGCACTTTGAATGGACGCTCGCGGACGCCCCGCAAGGAGGTTGAGATGCACCTGCTGGCCGTCGGCGCCCACGCCGACGACGTCGAGATCTGCGCTGGCGGCACGCTCGCCCTCGCCGCCGCGCGGGGCCACGAGGTGAGCATCCTCGACCTGACTGCGGGCGAGCTGGGCTCCAACGGCGATCCGGCGCTCCGGGCGCGGGAGGCCGCGGCGGCGGCCGCCATCCTCGGCGTCGCCCGGCGCGAGAACGCGGGCCTGCCCGACGGGTACCTCAGCCCTGCCGACCACGGGCAGCGCCAGGCCTTGGTCGGCTGGCTGCGGCGCCTGGGGCCGGACCTGCTCATCATTCACACGGCGCGCAATCGGCACCCGGACCACCGGGCTGCGCACCGGCTGCTCTGGGACGCCGCCTTCCTGGCCGGCCTCGCGCGCTTCGGGGCCGATGGCCCGCCGCGCCGGCCGGCGCGCATCCTGGAGATGATGGAGCGCTTCCCGTTCCGGCCCAGCGTCGTGGTCGACATCGACAGCGTGATCGAGAAGAAGCAAGCGGCCCTGCGCTGCTACGCGAGCCAGTTCCTGCGCGGGGACGGTCGCGCGGAGACGAGCATCAACCACCCGGACTTCCTCGGCCAGATCCTCGCCCGCGACCGCTTCTACGGGGCGCAGGCCGGCTGCAACTACGGGGAGCCCTTCTTCAGCGCCCAGGTGCCGCTGGTCCGGGACCCGGGCTGGCTGCTCAGCGCCGAGCCCTTCGGCGCCCCCGGCGGAGGCCCGGCATGA
- the bshC gene encoding bacillithiol biosynthesis BshC has protein sequence MSRLAALATRRALPPPPALAGDPLRAPRPLSPALLAALGGGSAPARAELAAGRARLVLTGQQPCFPLPLGLSLQKAATAVALAERLSRERGEPHYGCFWSAADDSDFAEARGQALPRPGRPPLAVALPAAQERRGGFVGDLDPGPAWRDLLGLSGLASGLAARAPRPGEDLGAHSARLLAEHFAPWSLFLLDARAEALRAAAAPLFARYAERRGDFAAAVDAAGAAIAAELGEAPLRPGIGERALYFLRGRRRLLPSAGDYGDALARRLGESPPALAPNAALRPLVQDAVLPVAAAVLGPAEWAYHRQLLAGFRALALPCPPAWPRLAAISAGDRAAGLDGGGRQSSPLARPGHPLADAGALVELAAAHLAAWEGGTHFEWTLADAPQGG, from the coding sequence ATGAGCCGTCTGGCCGCGCTGGCAACGCGCCGCGCGCTCCCGCCGCCACCGGCTCTCGCCGGCGATCCGCTGCGCGCCCCCCGTCCCCTGTCGCCGGCACTGCTCGCGGCCCTGGGCGGCGGGAGCGCGCCGGCGCGCGCGGAGCTGGCGGCGGGCCGGGCGCGGCTCGTCCTCACCGGTCAGCAGCCCTGCTTTCCCCTGCCCCTGGGCCTCAGCCTGCAGAAGGCCGCCACCGCCGTGGCGTTGGCCGAACGGCTCAGCCGCGAGCGGGGGGAGCCCCACTACGGGTGCTTCTGGTCGGCCGCGGACGACAGCGACTTCGCCGAGGCGCGGGGGCAGGCGCTCCCCCGGCCCGGTCGGCCGCCGCTCGCGGTCGCCCTGCCGGCGGCGCAGGAGAGGCGCGGCGGCTTCGTCGGCGATCTCGATCCCGGACCGGCCTGGCGAGACCTGCTCGGCCTGAGCGGCCTCGCGTCCGGGCTTGCTGCCCGGGCGCCGCGCCCTGGCGAGGACCTGGGCGCGCACAGCGCGCGCCTGCTGGCCGAGCACTTCGCGCCCTGGTCGCTCTTCCTGCTCGACGCCCGCGCGGAAGCCCTGCGCGCGGCCGCGGCGCCGCTCTTCGCGCGCTACGCCGAGCGGCGGGGGGATTTCGCGGCCGCCGTGGACGCCGCGGGCGCGGCAATCGCCGCTGAGCTCGGCGAAGCGCCGCTGCGGCCGGGGATCGGCGAGCGCGCGCTCTACTTCCTGCGCGGCCGCCGGCGGCTGCTGCCGAGCGCCGGCGACTACGGCGACGCCCTCGCGCGGCGCCTGGGCGAGTCGCCCCCCGCCCTGGCGCCCAACGCCGCCCTGCGGCCGCTGGTGCAGGACGCCGTGCTGCCCGTGGCGGCCGCAGTCCTCGGCCCTGCCGAGTGGGCCTACCATCGCCAGCTGCTGGCCGGCTTCCGGGCGCTGGCCCTGCCTTGCCCGCCGGCCTGGCCGCGCCTGGCGGCGATCAGCGCGGGGGACCGGGCGGCGGGCCTGGACGGCGGCGGCCGCCAGAGCAGCCCGCTGGCCAGGCCTGGCCACCCCCTGGCGGATGCCGGGGCTCTCGTCGAACTCGCGGCCGCGCACCTGGCGGCCTGGGAGGGCGGAACGCACTTTGAATGGACGCTCGCGGACGCCCCGCAAGGAGGTTGA
- a CDS encoding class I SAM-dependent methyltransferase, translated as MSRRSSGAEAHLPRPWYVDGFGEHYLELYAHRNEREAELALALLERSGRLRPGERLLDLACGAGRHLAGLGRRQLRAVGLDLSEPLLKAARGRLRPGLALVRGDMRRLPFAAASFDGALSMFTSFGYFREDAENWQVFAELARVLRPGGWLFFDFLNRSALPGQMAERGERRGEHWIAEEERRIEGERIVKRVTVRPRTGEGEALRYEESVRLFAPAELSAALAGRGFRERERWGDYHGGPYAPQSARFILLVEREG; from the coding sequence ATCTCTCGGCGCTCTTCTGGAGCGGAGGCGCACTTGCCTAGGCCCTGGTACGTGGACGGCTTCGGCGAGCACTACCTCGAACTCTACGCGCACCGCAACGAGCGCGAAGCGGAGCTCGCGCTGGCGCTCCTGGAGCGCAGCGGGCGCCTGCGCCCCGGGGAGCGTCTGCTGGACCTCGCCTGCGGCGCCGGCCGCCATCTCGCGGGACTGGGCCGCCGCCAGCTGCGCGCCGTCGGGCTGGACCTCTCGGAGCCGCTGCTGAAGGCCGCCCGCGGCCGCCTGCGGCCCGGACTCGCGCTCGTGCGCGGCGACATGCGCCGGCTCCCCTTCGCCGCGGCGAGCTTCGACGGCGCCCTGAGCATGTTCACCTCGTTCGGTTACTTCCGCGAGGACGCCGAGAACTGGCAGGTCTTCGCCGAGCTGGCGCGCGTGCTGCGTCCCGGCGGCTGGCTCTTCTTCGACTTCCTCAATCGCAGCGCGCTCCCGGGCCAGATGGCAGAGCGCGGCGAGCGGCGCGGCGAGCACTGGATCGCCGAGGAGGAGCGGCGGATCGAGGGCGAGCGCATCGTCAAGCGCGTGACGGTCCGGCCGCGCACGGGCGAGGGCGAAGCCCTGCGCTACGAGGAGAGCGTGCGCCTCTTCGCGCCCGCGGAACTGAGCGCGGCCCTGGCCGGACGCGGCTTCCGCGAGCGGGAGCGCTGGGGGGACTACCACGGCGGCCCCTACGCGCCGCAGAGCGCGCGCTTCATCCTGCTCGTGGAGCGGGAGGGATGA
- the amrB gene encoding AmmeMemoRadiSam system protein B, producing the protein MARAAAWAGQFYPGEAAALGRSVDALLAQWPSAAAGAAPWAALVPHAGHVYSGACAAAAFARLAGGPVRRVLLLGPNHHRALRGIGLSREAAWETPLGSLPVDLAAVDALLAGGAPFALAEEALAREHALEVQLPFLQRCLPGVSLLPLLVGPLSRAERELARTRLAALRAPADLWLVTSDLSHYHGAAEAERLDAEAARLIAAGDAEGLAGAVESGRAEACGAEPLQLLLAEQAARSADGGGRIELLDRRDSSPVTGDRRQVVGYLSALFWSGGALA; encoded by the coding sequence TTGGCTAGGGCCGCTGCCTGGGCCGGTCAGTTCTACCCGGGAGAGGCCGCCGCGCTGGGCCGCAGCGTGGATGCGCTGCTCGCCCAGTGGCCGTCCGCCGCGGCCGGCGCGGCGCCCTGGGCGGCCCTCGTGCCGCATGCCGGCCACGTCTACTCGGGCGCCTGCGCGGCGGCGGCCTTCGCGCGGCTGGCCGGAGGGCCGGTGCGGCGCGTGCTGCTCCTGGGACCGAACCACCACCGCGCGCTGCGCGGCATCGGCCTCTCGCGCGAGGCCGCCTGGGAGACGCCTCTCGGGTCGCTGCCTGTGGACCTCGCGGCGGTCGACGCGCTCCTCGCCGGCGGCGCGCCTTTCGCGCTGGCCGAGGAGGCGCTCGCGCGGGAGCACGCGCTCGAGGTGCAGCTGCCCTTCCTGCAGCGCTGCCTGCCCGGGGTGAGCCTGCTGCCGCTGCTGGTGGGGCCCCTGAGCCGCGCCGAGCGGGAGCTCGCCCGGACGCGGCTGGCGGCGCTCAGGGCGCCGGCGGACCTCTGGCTGGTGACGAGTGACCTCTCGCACTACCACGGCGCGGCCGAGGCGGAGCGCCTCGACGCCGAGGCGGCTCGGCTGATCGCAGCCGGCGACGCCGAGGGTCTGGCCGGCGCGGTCGAGAGCGGGCGGGCCGAGGCCTGTGGCGCCGAGCCGCTCCAGCTCCTGCTCGCCGAGCAGGCGGCGCGGAGCGCGGATGGGGGGGGGCGGATCGAGCTGCTCGACCGCCGCGACTCCTCGCCCGTGACCGGAGACCGGCGGCAGGTCGTCGGCTATCTCTCGGCGCTCTTCTGGAGCGGAGGCGCACTTGCCTAG
- the nadB gene encoding L-aspartate oxidase: protein MQTDCLVIGSGIAGLSFALKAARLGRVILVTKKGADESNTRWAQGGIASVFAPGDDFQAHVADTLAAGAGLCDVERVERMVADGPARVRELLEWGVAFSRDGQALALGREGGHSQRRIVHVADYTGRELERVLLERAQSDPAITVLENHMAVNLALAQHLQGKGGEGRVYGAYVLDAATGEVLAIAARWTLLATGGLGKVYAYTSNPDIATGDGLAMAYRAGAVVANLEFVQFHPTCLYHPQLRTQLISEAVRGEGALLRNGAGEAFMARYDPRADLAPRDIVARAIDHELKIRGEKHMWLDFAPIGRERIPKRFPAICEALQSVGIDPRSQLVPVVPAAHYACGGVQVDLAGRSSLAGLLAIGEVSCTGVHGANRLASNSLLEAVTWAHWAAAALASEDAPMAAQPALKPWSAPEGRDYRESVVLEHDWDLVRRIMMDYVGIVRSDERLTLAEERIRHVRDTVESFYWRYRISPELIELRNIALVAQLIVRSARARKESRGLHYTIDYPATRPEWAQPTLLQRGEHFG, encoded by the coding sequence ATGCAGACGGATTGCCTCGTCATCGGCAGCGGGATCGCCGGCCTCAGCTTCGCGCTCAAGGCCGCGCGCCTGGGTCGGGTGATCCTCGTCACGAAGAAGGGAGCCGACGAGAGCAACACGCGCTGGGCACAGGGCGGCATCGCCTCCGTCTTCGCGCCCGGGGACGACTTCCAGGCCCATGTCGCCGACACCCTGGCGGCGGGCGCCGGCCTCTGCGACGTCGAACGGGTGGAGCGGATGGTGGCCGACGGACCGGCGCGGGTGCGCGAGCTGCTCGAATGGGGCGTGGCCTTCAGCCGGGATGGGCAGGCCCTGGCGCTGGGCCGGGAGGGAGGACACAGCCAGCGCCGCATCGTCCACGTGGCGGACTACACGGGTCGCGAGCTGGAGCGCGTTCTCCTCGAACGCGCTCAAAGTGATCCCGCGATCACCGTGTTGGAGAATCACATGGCCGTCAACCTGGCCCTGGCGCAGCACCTGCAGGGCAAGGGCGGGGAAGGGCGCGTCTACGGCGCCTATGTCCTGGATGCGGCGACCGGCGAGGTGCTGGCGATCGCCGCCCGCTGGACCCTGCTCGCGACGGGCGGCCTGGGCAAGGTCTACGCCTACACCAGCAACCCGGACATCGCCACCGGCGACGGACTGGCCATGGCCTACCGGGCGGGGGCCGTGGTCGCGAACCTGGAGTTCGTGCAGTTCCACCCGACCTGCCTCTACCACCCGCAGCTGAGGACGCAGCTGATCAGCGAGGCCGTGCGCGGCGAGGGCGCGCTGCTGCGCAACGGGGCGGGCGAGGCCTTCATGGCGCGCTACGATCCGCGCGCCGACCTGGCGCCGCGGGACATCGTCGCCCGCGCCATCGACCACGAGCTGAAGATCCGCGGCGAGAAGCACATGTGGCTGGACTTCGCGCCCATCGGGCGGGAGCGGATCCCCAAGCGCTTTCCGGCGATCTGCGAGGCGCTGCAGAGCGTCGGCATCGATCCGCGAAGCCAGCTCGTACCGGTGGTGCCCGCCGCGCACTACGCCTGCGGCGGCGTGCAGGTGGACCTGGCCGGGCGCAGCAGCCTCGCGGGCCTGCTCGCGATCGGCGAAGTGAGCTGCACGGGCGTGCATGGAGCGAATCGCCTGGCCAGCAACTCGCTCCTGGAGGCGGTGACCTGGGCGCACTGGGCGGCGGCGGCGCTGGCCAGCGAGGACGCCCCCATGGCGGCGCAGCCCGCGCTCAAGCCCTGGAGCGCCCCCGAGGGGCGGGACTACCGCGAATCGGTCGTCCTGGAGCACGACTGGGATCTCGTCCGGCGCATCATGATGGACTACGTGGGCATCGTGCGCAGCGACGAGCGGCTCACCCTGGCCGAGGAGCGCATCCGCCACGTGCGGGACACGGTGGAGAGCTTCTACTGGCGCTACCGGATCTCGCCGGAGCTGATCGAGCTGCGCAACATCGCCCTCGTCGCCCAGCTGATCGTCCGCTCGGCGCGAGCCCGCAAGGAGAGCCGCGGCCTGCACTACACGATCGACTACCCCGCCACGCGCCCCGAGTGGGCGCAGCCGACCCTTCTCCAGCGAGGTGAGCACTTTGGCTAG